The following are encoded together in the Arvicanthis niloticus isolate mArvNil1 chromosome 9, mArvNil1.pat.X, whole genome shotgun sequence genome:
- the LOC117715426 gene encoding LOW QUALITY PROTEIN: vomeronasal type-1 receptor 51-like (The sequence of the model RefSeq protein was modified relative to this genomic sequence to represent the inferred CDS: deleted 1 base in 1 codon), producing MVRGAELPGGMSEILFFSPQLRFSYTMNKNNKLHTNSNIRDIFFSEIGIGISANSILLLFHILKFIRGHRPRLTDLPIGLLSLTHLLMLLVMAFIATDIFIYWAEWDDIICKFLVYLYKILRGLSLCTTSLLSVLQAIILSPRSSCLAKFKHKSPHHISCAILLLSVLYMLISSHLLLSIIATPNLTTNDFIYVTLSCSILPLSYLMQSMFSTLLAIRDVFLISLMVLSTWYMVALLCRHRKHAQHLQGTSLSPKTSPEQRATQTILMLMSFFVLMSIFDSIATCSRTMFLNDPTSYSIQLFVIHIYATVSPFVFMSTEKHIVNFLRSMCKRVINV from the exons ATGGTGAGGGGAGCAGAGTTGCCA GGAGGTATGAGTGagattctgttcttttctcctcagCTACGGTTCTCATatacaatgaataaaaacaacaaacttcACACTAATTCTAACATaagagatatttttttctctgaaattgGCATTGGGATCTCAGCCAACAGTatccttcttctcttccacatCCTCAAGTTCATTCGTGGACACAGGCCTAGACTCACTGACCTGCCCATTGGTCTCTTGTCCCTAACCCACCTACTGATGCTACTGGTCATGGCATTCATAGccacagacatttttatttattgggcAGAATGGGATGACATCATATGTAAATTCCTTGTCTACCTGTACAAAATTTTGAGGGGTCTCTCCCTTTGTACCACTAGCCTGTTGAGTGTCCTCCAGGCCATCATCCTCAGTCCCAGAAGCTCCTGTTTAGCAAAGTTCAAGCATAAATCTCCCCATCACATCTCATGTgccattcttttgttgagtgtCCTCTATATGTTAATTAGCAGTCACCTCTTACTATCCATCATTGCCACCCCCAATTTGACCACAAATGACTTCATTTATGTCACTTTGTCCTGTTCTATTCTACCCTTGAGTTACCTCATGCAAAGCATGTTTTCTACTCTGTTGGCCATCAGGGATGTCTTTCTTATAAGTCTAATGGTCCTCTCAACTTGGTACATGGTGGCTCTCTTGTGCAGGCACAGAAAACATGCCCAGCATCTTCAAGGTACCAGCCTTTCCCCAAAAACATCCCCAGAACAAAGGGCTACTCAGACCATCCTGATGCTCATGAGCTTCTTTGTGCTGATGTCCATCTTTGACAGCATTGCCACCTGCTCAAGAACTATGTTCCTGAATGATCCAACATCTTACTCTATCCAACTCTTTGTGATACACATTTATGCCACAGTCAGCCCTTTTGTGTTTATGAGCACTGAAAAGCACATTGTTAACTTTTTGAGGTCCATGTGtaagagggtgataaatgtttga